In Blastocatellia bacterium, the genomic stretch CGCCCCTGCCCCACGCCGACGCTGCGTCTCGGCGACACTGATCTCGTAGAAGAACATCATCGCCTGGTCACGGTCAACCCGATCCAATTGGTATGCCACTAAATAGCCAATCGGCTCGCCCCCCTCTGTGGCGAGGATCAGGTAATTCTCCGGTCGGGTAAGAAAATGGCGCAAGTAATCAGCAGTCAGGTTACGCCGCAATCGGCTATCTGTGATCTTGAGTGCCACGATGGTGTCATAGGCGAGCGATTCGTCGCCGCTTCCCAGTCTTCTTACCTCCATGTTCGCTCTCCCGATACGATAGGGCGTCTAACGAACACACATCACCGGGCGCGGCATGGTGCA encodes the following:
- a CDS encoding GNAT family N-acetyltransferase; the encoded protein is MEVRRLGSGDESLAYDTIVALKITDSRLRRNLTADYLRHFLTRPENYLILATEGGEPIGYLVAYQLDRVDRDQAMMFFYEISVAETQRRRGAGAAMINLLKRYCQQQGVMKMWVHTNRSNSAAMRLYETTGGEAEASGDEVTFLYRGV